The Aquidulcibacter paucihalophilus genome has a window encoding:
- a CDS encoding DUF2336 domain-containing protein yields the protein MVLVQLVPASPTAGATPRPSELLALAHNPSTEARQRLLLGVVALCDACPPSGEVSPVLGEIFLTLARQAEREVRKALSEKLAHAEWAPAALVNVLALDEIEIARPILESSPILQDEDLLRVLIEASLEHQIAVARRPHISGRVADAVIDQAEPAVLMALTTNRTAEISAEGVRRLVEHSRRIAALRGPLIRHPLLTEALAEQLYQWVGTALRQSIAARFNVDEAALGAAIHDAVKGAMRPAGPELEPVDQGDRDEMERRLIDKLQAAGQLRAGLLIRAVREKRLSLFTHGLSALGGFAACQVRAAMTAPTPEALYYACAAVGIDRAVFPTLLTELRKLNESLPGDQGEPVWLRGALSQGSAARAFKVLIGADRDELKAAV from the coding sequence GTGGTTCTCGTCCAACTCGTGCCCGCCAGTCCCACCGCAGGTGCCACGCCGCGGCCCAGCGAGCTGTTGGCCCTGGCGCACAACCCCAGCACCGAGGCCCGCCAGCGCCTGTTGCTGGGCGTGGTGGCCCTGTGTGACGCCTGTCCGCCGTCCGGAGAGGTCTCTCCCGTCCTCGGCGAAATATTCCTGACCCTCGCCCGCCAGGCAGAGCGTGAGGTGCGAAAGGCCCTTTCAGAGAAGCTGGCCCACGCCGAATGGGCGCCTGCCGCCCTGGTGAACGTCCTTGCGCTGGACGAGATCGAAATCGCGCGACCCATCCTCGAGTCCAGCCCCATCCTCCAGGATGAAGACCTGCTGCGGGTGCTGATCGAGGCGTCGCTGGAACATCAGATCGCCGTCGCGCGCCGTCCGCACATCAGCGGACGCGTGGCGGACGCCGTGATCGACCAGGCCGAGCCCGCGGTGCTCATGGCGCTGACCACCAACCGCACCGCCGAGATCAGCGCCGAGGGCGTCAGGCGGCTGGTCGAGCATTCCCGTCGCATTGCCGCCCTGAGAGGCCCCCTCATCCGGCACCCGCTGCTGACCGAGGCCCTGGCGGAGCAGCTCTATCAGTGGGTCGGCACCGCCCTTCGCCAGTCAATCGCCGCCCGCTTCAACGTCGATGAGGCCGCATTGGGCGCGGCGATTCATGACGCAGTCAAAGGTGCCATGCGTCCCGCCGGTCCCGAGCTGGAGCCGGTGGATCAGGGCGACCGCGATGAGATGGAACGGCGACTGATCGACAAATTGCAGGCCGCGGGCCAGTTGCGTGCGGGCCTGCTGATCCGCGCTGTGCGCGAAAAGCGGCTCAGCCTGTTCACCCATGGCCTGTCGGCGCTGGGCGGATTCGCCGCGTGCCAGGTCCGCGCGGCCATGACGGCTCCAACGCCCGAGGCGCTCTATTACGCCTGCGCCGCCGTCGGTATTGATCGCGCCGTCTTCCCCACGCTGCTGACCGAACTCCGCAAACTCAACGAATCTCTCCCCGGCGACCAGGGGGAGCCGGTGTGGCTGCGGGGTGCCCTTTCGCAGGGCTCGGCAGCCCGGGCTTTCAAGGTCCTGATCGGGGCCGATCGGGACGAACTGAAAGCCGCCGTTTGA
- a CDS encoding NAD kinase — translation MDPAPPPLRIAFAASDRPEAQSARERLTARYGSVEPADAQVIVALGGDGFMLETLHTVMDQRTPVFGMNRGSVGFLMNDFEEDGLLERLAGAGRAVIHPLQMDAWTEAGQAHSGLAINEVSLLRQTRQSAKLRITVDGRVRLEELSCDGCMLATAAGSTAYNLSAHGPIIPLDSRVLALTPISAFRPRRWRGALLPHQSKVCFEVLEPDKRPVSATADDLEIRRVARVEVKERRDIALTMLFDAGRSFEERVLAEQFAS, via the coding sequence ATCGATCCAGCGCCGCCCCCCCTCCGCATCGCCTTCGCCGCCTCCGACCGGCCCGAGGCGCAGTCGGCGCGTGAACGGCTGACGGCGCGATACGGTTCGGTCGAACCTGCCGACGCACAGGTCATTGTCGCGCTCGGCGGCGACGGTTTCATGCTCGAGACGCTCCACACGGTCATGGACCAGCGAACGCCCGTCTTCGGGATGAACCGCGGCTCGGTTGGCTTCCTGATGAATGATTTCGAGGAGGATGGACTGCTGGAACGGCTCGCAGGCGCGGGTCGCGCGGTGATCCATCCCCTGCAGATGGACGCCTGGACCGAGGCCGGTCAGGCGCACAGCGGCCTGGCCATCAACGAGGTCTCCCTGCTGCGCCAGACGCGCCAGAGCGCCAAGCTGCGGATTACCGTCGACGGCCGCGTCCGGCTGGAGGAACTGTCCTGCGACGGCTGTATGCTGGCGACAGCCGCCGGCTCGACTGCCTATAACCTCTCGGCGCACGGCCCGATCATTCCACTCGATTCCCGCGTGCTGGCGCTCACGCCCATCAGTGCCTTCCGGCCGCGGCGCTGGCGCGGCGCCCTCCTGCCGCACCAGTCCAAGGTGTGTTTCGAAGTGCTGGAGCCCGACAAGCGGCCCGTCAGCGCGACCGCTGACGATCTGGAGATCCGGCGTGTCGCGCGGGTCGAAGTCAAGGAACGCCGGGACATCGCCCTGACGATGCTGTTCGACGCCGGCCGGTCCTTTGAAGAACGGGTCCTCGCGGAGCAATTCGCATCCTGA
- a CDS encoding Hpt domain-containing protein, protein MSNPAQVIRPPNTLRMKVGGGFGGIDANAIAKAEQALQAMSSQFGQWLQDEIVKLDKAQADIRESGYSAETAEALYFRAHDLKGLGTTYQYPLVTRLAGSLCKLLDDPAKRTAAPVVLLDAHIDAIKAVVRDEIQTDDHPVGKILAETLEARVADHRR, encoded by the coding sequence GTGAGCAACCCGGCCCAGGTCATTCGCCCGCCAAACACCCTTCGCATGAAGGTCGGCGGAGGCTTCGGCGGCATCGACGCCAACGCCATCGCCAAGGCCGAGCAGGCCTTGCAGGCGATGTCGTCGCAGTTCGGACAATGGCTGCAGGACGAGATCGTCAAACTGGACAAGGCCCAGGCCGACATCCGCGAGTCGGGTTACAGTGCCGAGACAGCGGAGGCCCTCTATTTCCGGGCCCATGACCTGAAAGGGCTTGGTACGACCTACCAGTATCCGCTGGTGACGCGCCTCGCCGGCTCGCTTTGCAAGCTGCTGGATGATCCCGCCAAACGTACTGCCGCGCCGGTCGTGCTGCTGGACGCCCACATTGACGCCATCAAGGCCGTCGTTCGGGACGAGATCCAGACCGACGATCATCCGGTCGGCAAGATCCTCGCCGAGACGCTGGAAGCGCGGGTCGCAGACCACCGCCGCTGA
- a CDS encoding DUF2336 domain-containing protein: MTAYRARLTEIDIRRLIKATDEDERAAAAHKLCRSMEKAELHDDDREAAQKILRMLAQDAAELVRRAMAVTLKSSDLIPRDVARKLAADVDSVALPIINFSPAFTDEDLIEIVQAGSPLRQVAVAGRPGVGRDVATALAEVGCEQAVRTLAANDNADVAEAALGRCIDRFGTSPEIVAALAYRQVLPLSVTERLVELASEAVREHLVTRHAVAPETAIRLAAFARERATVDLVDQASNHADLPQFVAKLNARRVLTASLLLRALARGQMALFEHGIAELAGTPHARAWLMIHDAGPLGLKAIYDRAGLPPRLFQAYRAGVDTWRTLQAEGADTAGDSFRQQMLERFLTQRPNAPREDLAYLMERLDHDPLPAKAEVSVAA, from the coding sequence ATGACCGCTTACCGCGCCCGCCTGACCGAGATCGACATCCGCCGCCTGATCAAGGCGACGGACGAAGACGAGCGAGCCGCCGCAGCTCACAAGCTGTGCCGCAGCATGGAGAAGGCGGAACTGCACGACGACGATCGTGAGGCGGCGCAAAAGATCCTGCGCATGCTGGCCCAGGACGCGGCTGAGCTGGTGCGACGGGCGATGGCCGTGACCCTCAAGTCGTCCGACCTTATTCCGCGGGATGTCGCCAGAAAGCTGGCGGCGGACGTCGACAGCGTGGCCCTGCCGATCATCAACTTCTCTCCGGCCTTTACCGACGAGGATCTGATCGAGATCGTCCAGGCCGGATCGCCCCTGCGTCAGGTCGCGGTGGCCGGCCGTCCCGGTGTCGGCCGCGACGTGGCGACGGCGCTGGCTGAAGTGGGCTGCGAACAGGCCGTGCGCACCCTCGCGGCCAACGACAATGCTGACGTGGCCGAGGCTGCGCTGGGCCGTTGTATTGACCGTTTCGGGACCTCTCCCGAGATCGTCGCCGCCCTTGCCTACCGCCAGGTCCTGCCGCTGTCGGTGACGGAGCGGCTGGTTGAGCTGGCCTCCGAAGCCGTGCGGGAGCATCTGGTCACCCGGCACGCCGTCGCCCCCGAGACCGCGATCCGTCTGGCCGCCTTCGCCCGTGAACGCGCGACCGTCGACCTGGTCGACCAGGCGTCCAATCATGCCGACCTGCCGCAGTTTGTCGCCAAGCTCAACGCCCGCCGGGTGCTGACGGCCTCCCTCCTGCTTCGCGCCCTTGCCAGGGGTCAGATGGCCCTGTTCGAGCACGGCATCGCGGAACTGGCCGGGACGCCGCACGCGCGCGCCTGGCTGATGATCCACGACGCTGGGCCGCTGGGCCTCAAGGCCATCTACGACCGGGCGGGCCTGCCGCCGCGGCTTTTCCAGGCCTATCGCGCCGGGGTGGACACCTGGCGCACGCTGCAGGCTGAGGGGGCGGATACCGCAGGGGATTCCTTCCGCCAGCAGATGCTGGAGCGTTTCCTGACGCAGCGCCCGAACGCACCGCGTGAGGACCTGGCTTATCTGATGGAACGGCTGGACCATGATCCGCTGCCGGCCAAGGCCGAGGTCAGCGTCGCCGCCTGA
- a CDS encoding transglycosylase SLT domain-containing protein, with the protein MNIGAIPSAGGVEAAIRRASNATGVDADFLVRTARRESAMNPSARAPTSSAAGLFQFIEQTWLGTVKAHGAKHGYGQYADLIYRGGDGRWRVEGSARNVVLDLRFDPQAASTMAAELTASNAAYLRGRSGREPGAGDLYAAHFLGPAGAAQLMDAMERRPGASAVALFPQAAAANRSIFYRDGRPATVAEVHANLQRSAGDGAPASAAGALPDAPDLSERDRMLAARLDRLKQDQSLLALLMGQDGESKGGGFGGAFAPEPAKSI; encoded by the coding sequence ATGAACATCGGAGCGATTCCATCCGCTGGCGGGGTTGAGGCAGCCATTCGGCGCGCCTCGAACGCGACCGGCGTGGACGCCGATTTCCTGGTCCGGACGGCGCGTCGCGAAAGCGCGATGAACCCGTCGGCCCGGGCTCCTACGTCATCGGCGGCGGGCCTTTTCCAGTTCATCGAACAGACCTGGCTCGGCACGGTGAAGGCGCACGGCGCCAAGCATGGCTACGGCCAGTACGCGGATCTGATTTATCGCGGCGGGGACGGGCGCTGGCGGGTCGAGGGCTCGGCACGCAACGTCGTGCTGGATCTGCGGTTCGATCCGCAGGCGGCCTCGACCATGGCGGCGGAGCTGACGGCTTCGAATGCGGCCTATCTGCGGGGCCGATCCGGACGCGAGCCCGGCGCGGGTGATCTTTATGCCGCCCATTTCCTCGGCCCCGCGGGCGCGGCCCAGCTCATGGATGCGATGGAGCGACGGCCGGGGGCCAGCGCTGTCGCCCTGTTCCCGCAGGCTGCCGCGGCCAATCGATCGATCTTCTATCGCGACGGCCGGCCGGCCACCGTGGCCGAGGTTCATGCCAATCTGCAGCGTAGCGCCGGAGACGGTGCTCCCGCATCGGCCGCCGGTGCCTTGCCGGATGCCCCTGACCTGAGCGAGCGCGATCGTATGCTCGCGGCGCGGCTGGATCGCCTCAAGCAGGACCAGAGCCTTCTGGCCCTGCTGATGGGGCAGGACGGCGAGAGCAAGGGCGGCGGCTTTGGAGGCGCGTTTGCACCGGAACCCGCCAAGAGCATCTGA
- a CDS encoding TonB family protein, whose amino-acid sequence MMIKTAGGPGLVSPIDFHERKTPRFSKATWVAVGIVVTAHVGLGAAMYYQRFEMPQIVSPDLPDPIEVTFERLPKPLPQPKPVDPAPPNTRVNEPTTPARDVETIVVTQGETVADSTSITTATTSPEPVNDAAPVETVQPQPPAIIRNPSWSRQPSADQMTRAYPDRAIAANVAGSASLNCLVLPSGAVTDCNVLRETPGGYGFGRAAQGLSRHFRVNPRTVNGAAEGSRVNINLRFTPPAD is encoded by the coding sequence ATGATGATCAAGACAGCAGGCGGCCCCGGACTGGTGAGCCCCATCGACTTCCACGAGCGCAAGACACCCCGATTCTCGAAAGCGACCTGGGTCGCGGTCGGCATCGTGGTCACGGCCCACGTCGGTCTCGGCGCGGCGATGTACTATCAGCGGTTCGAGATGCCCCAGATCGTCTCTCCGGACCTGCCGGACCCGATCGAGGTGACATTCGAGCGCCTGCCCAAGCCCCTGCCCCAACCCAAGCCGGTGGATCCGGCACCGCCCAATACCCGGGTCAACGAGCCCACGACCCCGGCGCGAGATGTCGAGACCATTGTCGTGACCCAGGGCGAGACGGTGGCCGACAGCACCAGCATCACCACCGCGACGACCTCACCCGAACCGGTCAACGACGCCGCACCGGTCGAAACTGTGCAGCCGCAACCCCCGGCCATCATCCGCAATCCCAGCTGGTCTCGTCAGCCCTCGGCCGACCAGATGACGCGGGCCTATCCCGACCGGGCGATCGCTGCGAACGTCGCCGGCTCGGCGTCGCTGAACTGTCTGGTCCTGCCATCCGGGGCGGTGACGGACTGCAATGTCCTGCGGGAGACCCCGGGCGGTTACGGCTTCGGCCGTGCGGCCCAGGGTCTGTCGCGCCACTTCCGGGTCAATCCGCGGACCGTCAACGGCGCGGCCGAAGGATCGCGGGTGAACATCAACCTGCGCTTCACGCCGCCGGCAGACTGA
- a CDS encoding FAD-dependent oxidoreductase yields MASSPDVIVIGAGVLGLCTAAELAARGHAVTVIDPGGPNASSIAAGMIAPALESLPEEVTADRAALLKRARDVWPAFAETHGLTLLREGADWRGPDPEAILARLVELGFEARLTPTGLTTADDWRMEVAPALKALARTFGVTMVRGQVMRLTGDARRWRVEANDGRVWFSPTVVLATGAGEPVAGLPETTAAIVGAITPIRGQLTFVATPTSPRVVRGAGVYAAPCEAGVVIGATMEPGRRDLEPDPEEARRQVAAGLALLNATAEAGPTRVGIRGATADGLPLAGSSGEPGLHLALAPRRNGWLMGPLVAAITADGIEGRPPMADAAALDPLRFA; encoded by the coding sequence GTGGCTTCCTCTCCTGATGTGATCGTCATCGGCGCCGGCGTGCTCGGCCTCTGCACCGCAGCCGAACTGGCCGCGCGCGGCCACGCCGTGACCGTGATCGACCCCGGTGGTCCGAACGCCTCCTCCATCGCCGCCGGCATGATCGCCCCCGCGCTGGAAAGCCTGCCGGAAGAGGTGACCGCCGACCGCGCCGCCCTGTTGAAGCGCGCGCGCGACGTCTGGCCCGCCTTCGCCGAGACCCATGGGCTGACGCTGCTGCGCGAAGGCGCGGACTGGCGCGGGCCGGACCCGGAGGCCATCCTGGCCCGCCTGGTCGAACTGGGTTTTGAAGCACGCCTCACGCCCACCGGCCTCACGACCGCCGACGACTGGCGCATGGAGGTCGCGCCGGCCCTGAAGGCGCTGGCGCGGACCTTTGGTGTCACCATGGTGCGCGGGCAGGTCATGCGCCTGACCGGCGATGCCCGCCGCTGGCGCGTTGAAGCGAACGACGGCCGTGTCTGGTTCAGCCCCACGGTGGTTCTGGCCACCGGTGCCGGTGAGCCGGTCGCTGGCCTGCCGGAGACCACCGCCGCGATTGTCGGGGCGATTACGCCGATCCGCGGTCAGTTGACCTTCGTCGCCACCCCGACCTCGCCCCGCGTGGTCAGGGGCGCCGGCGTCTATGCCGCGCCCTGCGAAGCCGGCGTCGTGATCGGCGCGACCATGGAACCCGGCCGCCGTGATCTGGAGCCGGATCCCGAGGAAGCAAGGCGTCAGGTCGCGGCCGGTCTGGCGCTGCTGAATGCGACGGCCGAAGCCGGCCCGACCCGCGTGGGCATCCGGGGCGCGACCGCCGACGGCTTGCCGTTGGCGGGATCGTCGGGCGAGCCCGGATTGCACCTGGCCCTGGCGCCGCGCCGGAACGGCTGGCTGATGGGGCCGCTTGTGGCCGCGATCACGGCGGATGGAATCGAGGGCAGGCCGCCCATGGCGGACGCCGCCGCCCTCGATCCGCTCAGGTTCGCCTGA